One genomic window of Garra rufa chromosome 2, GarRuf1.0, whole genome shotgun sequence includes the following:
- the LOC141325873 gene encoding uncharacterized protein, with protein sequence MTKSKSSPQVSRINMNQFSFKFRQKEQNARFQKNSHLIEITVNASDRTVHLRTPKETSVGKVLESCLKMLGINEDKDRFNLKSTEDDFSPEQQIGDLPGSETRLMELHLSDLCLYDNQVQELYHGLVAFCSELKKMDGEMDAVQTDSLELKRLLDEAQDSLQRKRQSLQMLRDNLNTAPVQKNKPSEVRLLEKMRLNCQVFKDEITLVHLNRQVAHLHELLEKTQAKEKAERKSPTLTQLVSLQSPVMLVATQVQADPDGHYGFSAHWLEGQGLTVVHTEGANLCLNDR encoded by the exons ATGACCAAGTCAAAATCTTCTCCACAAGTCAGCAGAATCAACATGAACCAATTCTCATTCAAATTCAG ACAGAAAGAGCAAAATGCAAGATTTCAGAAGAACTCTCATCTCATTGAAATCACAGTCAATG CGTCAGATCGAACTGTTCATTTAAGGACACCCAAAGAGACAAGTGTGGGAAAAGTTTTGGAGTCCTGTCTGAAGATGCTGGGAATTAATGAAGACAAAGATCGCTTCAACTTGAAAAGCACTGAAG ATGACTTCTCCCCTGAGCAGCAGATTGGAGATTTGCCTGGCTCAGAGACGAGGCTAATGGAGCTTCACTTAT CTGATCTGTGTCTGTATGATAACCAGGTTCAGGAGCTTTACCATGGTCTGGTAGCCTTCTGTTCAGAACTGAAGAAGATGGATGGGGAGATGGATGCAGTGCAAACGGACAGCTTGGAATTGAAAAGGCTTCTCGATGAGGCCCAGGACAGTCTGCAGAGAAAAAGACAGAGCCTTCAAATGCTCAGGGACAATCTTAACACTGCACCAGTGCAGAAGAATAA GCCATCAGAGGTCCGACTTCTGGAGAAGATGAGGCTCAACTGCCAGGTGTTTAAAGACGAGATCACACTAGTCCACCTCAATCGACAGGTGGCTCACCTGCATGAACTTCTGGAGAAGACCCAGGCCAAG GAGAAAGCTGAGAGGAAGAGCCCTACTCTGACTCAGCTGGTCTCTTTGCAGTCTCCTGTCATGCTGGTGGCCACCCAAGTGCAAGCAGACCCAGACGGTCATTATGGTTTCTCCGCACACTGGTTAGAGGGCCAGGGTCTGACGGTGGTACACACTGAGGGTGCTAATCTCTGTCTGAACGACAGGTAA